The genomic stretch CCAGGTAATGGGCTGCCGACTCCGCACGATGGCGGTCGTAGGCGTCGGGATCGAATCTGATCAGCGACTTCAGGCGGTTGCGGGTCAGCGGCATCGTCAGGTCGGCGGCATCGGCATAAGGCACGCCGGTGTTCTCGCACAGCTCGCGGGTGCGGGAATCGATTGTTACAGTCAGGCCCATCCGCTCCGCCTGGATCGCCAGCGCGACGCCGTGATAGCGGCAACCGATGGTCAAATCCTGCTGGCGCAGAGTGTCCATCCAGGCCGGCACGTCATAATAGGAGCGCATATGGTTGCGGCACCAGGCCTTGAACTCCTCGAAGGAGTAATGCGGCACGGTGTGGCGGTGGATTTCCTTCAGCGCATGCGGGTCGATGCTGTCGAACAGCCCGCGCGAGGCGCGGATCATCTCGCCCATCGACTGGACGACATACTGGCCGGGCGCGATCGGGTCCATCATCAGCGCGATCAGCTGGTGTTCGATCTCGCGTGTCTTCACCCAGGCCTGATGGCCGCCGGCCACCGTGATCGAGCGTGGCAAGTCGAGCGCCGACCAGTTGGCATGGATCTTCCGGCCCAGGCCCGGCGCCTGATTGAGGAAATGCGACGGGCAGCCGCCGGGCAGCGAGCCGGTGATCCCCAGTTTGTCCAGCTGTGCCGTGGTGAAAGCGCCACGGGTGTAGATGTTGGACGAACTGGACGAAGACGGGTTCGATGCCGCGATCACTTGTGCCCAGCGTAGCGTGCCGGGGCTGAGTTCGATGTCGTGGTCGTAGCTGTTCGCCTGGGCGCCGAGACCGATGGCGACGATGGGTAGGCCGGATTTTTCCAGATTTTCCGCCATCTGGCCATAATCGGTGTGGCGGCCCAACTGGTTGGCGCAGGGGATGACGATGATGTCGGCGTTGTTCCGCAGCGTTTCGGCCGAGGAACCCCAGCTGAAATGCTTCACCGGATTGGTGATGTGGCTGCAGATCGAATGCACGAAGGCGAGGTTGCCGTTGTTGTGCCCGATCCCGTTGTAGAGGTCGTCAAAGGCGGCGTTTGAATAGAGGCCGAGATTCGGTGTTTTCCACAGCACCGCGACACGCAGAGGCTGGGACGGTGCACAGCCGGATGCCTGTCCGGAAGAGTGCGGCCGGTCGACAGGATTATCGATGGCGATGTCTTCAAGCATGTCGGCTCTAGCCTCGGGTCGGTGGATGCTGGAAACATGACAAGGCTAAGCGCAGAAGAGGTGAGGTTGCAAGTGACATCCGAAAAATAGCACGGATTACTTTTTGAAGGACGGTGTTTAGATTTTCTATATGTTTTCATTATTGTATTTTTTCTTTGAGGTGTGTGCCGATATCCGAGCAACCATCTTATGAATGTCGTTTGAATTTCGAGGAATGTTCGGTGATTGAACGGGGGTTGAAAGCCGCCGCTGGTCGTCCTATCTGGTAAACCGTTCCCGATGATCGACGCGGGAGCCATGCGTCAGCCAGGGTGCCAGGAAATTATCCTGGGCTCCCCTTTAATGCGTTCTGAAAATTACTATATAGAGTCCGTTGCGCCTCTGGTGGACCGCCCCGATAGACTGGTTTCCGACCATATGACCATGCCGCTTCCACCGGTTCGGCCGCGCTGATCGCGCGGTCCTGCCGTTCCTCTCCAGCCCTGTGGCGTGCCGGCTGCTGTGACCTCCTTCCCCGGTTGCGGCGCTGCCCGCAGGGTTGGAGAGGACCCTGCCTCCACTTCGTTTCTGCACCGGGGCCGGTGCGCGCCGTCCGGCAGCGTCGAATGCCGGCAACGCAAAGAACCAAGAACCGACCGTCAACAGGACCGACCCGAACAGCGCCGGGGCTTTGCCCACGGCGCCGTTCCCGTCGGTTGGGAGAAAAAGAGACACCATGCAGCGAAATGCTGAAACCCGCAGGACCGAGACTACCCGTACCGCCCAAACCCGTGCCGTCGCACCCCGCACCGCCGAACCGATGCAGCTCTATTTGCAGGACGCCCGCAAGTACCAGTATCTGACGCCGGAACAGGAGCATGAACTGGCCGTCCGCTGGCACGAGCATCAGGACCCGGCCGCCCTCGACAAGTTGGTCGGCAGCCATCTGCGGCTCGTCGTCAAGATGGCGCGCGGCTATCTCGGTTATGGCCTGCCGTTGGCCGATCTGGTGGCGGAGGGCAACGTCGGCGTGATGCAGGCGGCGCAGAAGTTCGACCCCGGGAAGGGCTTCCGCTTCGCCACCTACGCCTCCTGGTGGGTGCGTGCGGCGATCCAGGAATATGTCCTGCATAACTGGTCGCTGGTGAAGATCGGCACCACTGCCGGACAGAAGAAGCTGTTCTTCAGCCTGCGCCGCCTGAAGGCACGGATGCAGGAGCTGGAGAGCGGCGATCTGTCGCCGGAGGCGGTGGAGAGCATCGCCACAGAACTGAACGTGTCGAAGGCCGAGGTGGTGGAGATGAACCGCCGGCTGGGCAACGACCGTTCGCTGAATGTCGGCCTGTCGGAGGATGGCGACGCCGAGTGGCAGGATCTGCTGGCCGATGACCGGCCGGACCAGGAGACGACGCTTGCCGACTCCGAAGAGCGGCGCCGGCGTCAGCAATTCCTGAAGCTGGGGCTTGGCGTGCTTGACGACCGCGAGCGCCGGATCCTGGTTGCCCGCCGTCTGCGCGACGAGCCGCTGACGCTGGAGGAGCTGAGCCAGACCTTCCACGTCTCGCGTGAGCGTGTGCGCCAGCTGGAGGTGCGTGCCTTTGAAAAGCTCCAGAAGGCAGTGATCGCCACCGCCAAGACGGAACAGATGACGGTGGAAAAGAACCGCCTGCTGGCAGATGCCTGATCGGGCGGGGCAAAGCGTGATGTTGAAAGGGCGCGGGTTTCAAAAGCAGCGCCTTTTTCCGTGCCGACGCTCACTCGCCTTCGAATGACACCACCCGCATGTCGCGTCCGGCAAGCAGGCTGCGGTCATGACCGCCGCAGGCCGGACAAGGTGAAATCAGAGTTGCCGGAGCGTAGTCGGTGCCGCAGGCGATGCAGTGAGCCTTCAGCGCGATGTGGTTGATGCACAGAACTGCCGAGGCGGCCGGGGTTCCCTCGGTCACCAGGGGGAAGCAGAACAGCAGAGCGTCGGGATCGACGGCGGATGCGGCGCCGATGTCGATTGTCACGCGGGTGACCCGCGTCACCCCCTCCCGCGCCGCACAGTCCGTGACCAGGGAGACGATGCTTTCGCACAGCGACAGTTCGTGCATCGGAATTCCCCGAACTTGTCTTCAGTCAATCGTTTCAAGTCTTCACCACAATTGACCATGGTGCGTTGATGTAAATCATATCGGCGCATGCAAGGCGGTGATAAGAAGGTTGTGTCTGCTTCAAGGATTGTAAGACCCGCCTTCCAGACAAAGTCTCCAGACGGGCCCTATGTCTTTCTGATCATAACGGGCCGGAATGATGAACAACAAAACGGCACGCCGCCTCCTCTTGAGCAATCTCCGCGCCTGCGGATCGCCTTCCGTCGTCGCCAGCTGCCATCCGCCTTGAGGGCGCCCCGGTTCCCGACGGACCGGGCCAGTCCCCCGGCCGGTCCTGCGCGGGGTCCGACAGCCATCCCGTCCTTCTTTCCTCCACGCCCGGCGACTCTTCGCCGTTCCGGCGAAGACGCCCGCTGTGCGCGTCTTTCTTGAGGGATCGCGGGACGATCCGGGGGTTCGCCCAGGGCCGGGCGCGCGAGAACAGCTGCGGGATTCAAGCCGCGGCCAGCAATGGCGATCGTGCCCGGCATGAAGGAGGTCATCGACCATGAGCATGATGCTGATGATCCATCCGGACAAATGCACCGGATGCCGTAACTGTGAACTGGCCTGCTCCATGGAGCATGAGGGGAACTTCCGTCCGAAAGCCTCCCGAATCCATGTCTATACGTGGGAACGCGAAGGCTTCTCCGTTCCCATGATGTGCCAGCAGTGCAAGGACGCCGCCTGCGTCACCGTCTGCATGCCCAAGGCGATGCACCGCAACCCGGAGAATGGGCAGGTGGAACTGGACGCCGACAAATGCATCGGCTGCAAGATGTGCGTCCAGGCCTGCCCGTTCGGCTGTGCGTCGTGGGATTTCCTGGGGTCGCAGATCCTGAAATGCGACACCTGCGACGGTGCGCCGTCTTGTGCGGCGATCTGCCCCACCCATGCGCTTGAATGGGTCGAGGACACCGTCTCGGCGCAGGCGCGCAAGCGCTCCTTCGCCGCCAAGCTCAAGAACGCCTTCGCGGAGGTCTGATCATGCATGGCTGGATTGGCAAGATCCTTCGGGTCGACCTCGGCACCGGCAAGGTCTCGACCGAAGCACTGAAACCAGAACTGGCGCGCGACTATATCGGCGCCCGCGGGCTGGGTACGAAATACATGTATGACGAGGTCGATCCTACAGTCGATCCGCTGTCGCCGGCGAACAAGCTGATCTTCGCCTCCGGGCCGATGACCGGCACCTTCGCACCGTCGGCCGGTCGCTATGACGTCGTCACCAAGGGGCCGTTGACCGGCACCATCGCCGCCTCCAATTCCGGCGGCGCCTGGGGGCCGGAGCTGAAATATGCCGGCTACGACATGCTGATCCTGGAGGGGCGTGCGGAAAAGCCCGTCTATCTGTGGATCCAGGATGACAAGGTGGAGATCCGCGACGCCGCCCATCTGTGGGGCAAGGACGTGCCGGAAACCACCGAGGCCCTGAACGCCGAGACGGCGGCCGACGCCAAGATCGCCTGCATCGGCCCGGCGGGCGAGGCGATGTCCTACATCGCCGCCATCATGAACGACATGCAGCGCGCCGCCGGCCGCACCGGCGTCGGTGCGGTTATGGGATCGAAGAACCTGAAGGCGGTGGTGGTGCGCGGCACCGGCGCTGTCACGGTGGCCGACAAGGAATCCTTCCTGGGAGCCGTCGCCAAGGCCAGCACCATGATCAAGGAGCATCCGGTCGGCGGTACGGGCCTCCGGCTCTATGGCACCAACGTGCTGGTGAACATCCTGAACTCGGTCGGTGGCCTGCCGACGGCGAATTTCCAGGACGGCCATTTCGAGACCGCAGACAAGGTGGGTGGCGAGACTCTGGCCGCCAACCAGTTGCAACGGCCGAAGGGCTGCTTCTCCTGCATCATCTCCTGCGGTCGGGCGACCAAGGTCAGCAACCCCAAATACAAGGGCGAGGGAGAGGGGCCGGAATATGAAACCGCCTGGGGATTCGGTCCGGATTGCCGGATCGATAATCTGGATGCGGTGATCAAGGCCAACTATTACTGCAACGAATACGGCCTCGACACGATCTCGATGGGTGGCACCGTTGCCTGCGCCATGGAGCTGTATCATCGCGGCATCATCACCAAGGAGGATACCGAAGGGCTGGAATTGGACTTCGGCAATGCCGACGCGATGGTCGAGGCGGTGCGGCTGACCGGGCTGGGACAGGGCTTCGGCAAGAAGCTGGCGCTGGGGTCCTACCGGCTGGCGAGCCTCTACGGCCATCCGGAGCTGTCGATGACCGTCAAGAAGCAGGAAATGCCGGCCTATGATCCGCGCGCGGTGCAGGGCATCGGGCTGGCCTATGCCACCAACAACCGGGGTGGCTGCCATGTCCGCGGCTACACCATCAGCCCGGAGGTTCTGGGCGTGCCGGTGAAGCTCGACAAGGACAGCATCGACGGCAAGGCCGAACTGGTGGCGCTGTTCCAGAACCTGACGGCGGCGCTGGATTCGACCGGTTCCTGTCTGTTCACCACCTTCGGCATCGGCGCACCCGAATTCGCCGAGCTGATGACCGCGCTGACCGGCTTCGTCTACACCGGCGATAGCTTCCTCGAGGCGGGCGAGCGGGTCTGGAACCTGGAGCGGCTGTGGAACCTGAAGGCCGGGCTGACCGCGGCCGACGACACCCTGCCGCCGCGCCTGCTGAAAGAGCCGATCGTGACCGGTCCATCGAAGGGAGCGGTCAGCCGTCTTCCGGAAATGCTGCCGCTCTATTACGGCGCTCGCGGCTGGGATGCCGACGGCGTCCCCACCAAGGAAAAGCTGAGCGCGCTGGAACTGGCCTGATCCTGTCCCGGCCGCCGCCGCTGCGTATTGCGGCGGCCGCGGCCGGGGCGGCAGTGCCGGCGGAAAGGCAGCTGTCCCATGAAAGTGTCCTATTTCGCGCTTCTGCGCGACGCCACCAGGAAGCGTAGCGAGATTTGGGAGCGGCCGGCCTCAACCGTCCGCGACCTGCTGCGCGATCTGGCCGCCGAATACGGCCCTAACTTCGCCCGCTGGATTCTGAAGGACGGTGAACTGGCCGGCTTCGCCATCATCCTGGTCAACGGGCATGACGTGCGCGGCCTCCAGGGGCTTGACACCCCGTTGACCCCGGAATCCGACGTTTTCATCTTTCCGCCGCTGGCTGGCGGCTGAGAAAGGGGCGAGTCATGACATCCATCACGCTCCCCATCCTTCTTCTGCTCGGGGGCTTCGTCCTGCAACTGCTGCTCGGCCGCTGGCTGACGCCGGTGGGCAAGGGCGCGCTGGCGACCGCGGCGGTCTTCGCCTCCTTCCTCGCCACCCTGACGCTGG from Azospirillum sp. TSH100 encodes the following:
- a CDS encoding 4Fe-4S dicluster domain-containing protein, whose protein sequence is MSMMLMIHPDKCTGCRNCELACSMEHEGNFRPKASRIHVYTWEREGFSVPMMCQQCKDAACVTVCMPKAMHRNPENGQVELDADKCIGCKMCVQACPFGCASWDFLGSQILKCDTCDGAPSCAAICPTHALEWVEDTVSAQARKRSFAAKLKNAFAEV
- a CDS encoding polysaccharide pyruvyl transferase family protein, translating into MLEDIAIDNPVDRPHSSGQASGCAPSQPLRVAVLWKTPNLGLYSNAAFDDLYNGIGHNNGNLAFVHSICSHITNPVKHFSWGSSAETLRNNADIIVIPCANQLGRHTDYGQMAENLEKSGLPIVAIGLGAQANSYDHDIELSPGTLRWAQVIAASNPSSSSSSNIYTRGAFTTAQLDKLGITGSLPGGCPSHFLNQAPGLGRKIHANWSALDLPRSITVAGGHQAWVKTREIEHQLIALMMDPIAPGQYVVQSMGEMIRASRGLFDSIDPHALKEIHRHTVPHYSFEEFKAWCRNHMRSYYDVPAWMDTLRQQDLTIGCRYHGVALAIQAERMGLTVTIDSRTRELCENTGVPYADAADLTMPLTRNRLKSLIRFDPDAYDRHRAESAAHYLDFLVANRLQPAAFLKSIANGK
- a CDS encoding MoaD/ThiS family protein, with translation MKVSYFALLRDATRKRSEIWERPASTVRDLLRDLAAEYGPNFARWILKDGELAGFAIILVNGHDVRGLQGLDTPLTPESDVFIFPPLAGG
- the rpoH gene encoding RNA polymerase sigma factor RpoH yields the protein MQRNAETRRTETTRTAQTRAVAPRTAEPMQLYLQDARKYQYLTPEQEHELAVRWHEHQDPAALDKLVGSHLRLVVKMARGYLGYGLPLADLVAEGNVGVMQAAQKFDPGKGFRFATYASWWVRAAIQEYVLHNWSLVKIGTTAGQKKLFFSLRRLKARMQELESGDLSPEAVESIATELNVSKAEVVEMNRRLGNDRSLNVGLSEDGDAEWQDLLADDRPDQETTLADSEERRRRQQFLKLGLGVLDDRERRILVARRLRDEPLTLEELSQTFHVSRERVRQLEVRAFEKLQKAVIATAKTEQMTVEKNRLLADA
- a CDS encoding aldehyde ferredoxin oxidoreductase family protein; this translates as MHGWIGKILRVDLGTGKVSTEALKPELARDYIGARGLGTKYMYDEVDPTVDPLSPANKLIFASGPMTGTFAPSAGRYDVVTKGPLTGTIAASNSGGAWGPELKYAGYDMLILEGRAEKPVYLWIQDDKVEIRDAAHLWGKDVPETTEALNAETAADAKIACIGPAGEAMSYIAAIMNDMQRAAGRTGVGAVMGSKNLKAVVVRGTGAVTVADKESFLGAVAKASTMIKEHPVGGTGLRLYGTNVLVNILNSVGGLPTANFQDGHFETADKVGGETLAANQLQRPKGCFSCIISCGRATKVSNPKYKGEGEGPEYETAWGFGPDCRIDNLDAVIKANYYCNEYGLDTISMGGTVACAMELYHRGIITKEDTEGLELDFGNADAMVEAVRLTGLGQGFGKKLALGSYRLASLYGHPELSMTVKKQEMPAYDPRAVQGIGLAYATNNRGGCHVRGYTISPEVLGVPVKLDKDSIDGKAELVALFQNLTAALDSTGSCLFTTFGIGAPEFAELMTALTGFVYTGDSFLEAGERVWNLERLWNLKAGLTAADDTLPPRLLKEPIVTGPSKGAVSRLPEMLPLYYGARGWDADGVPTKEKLSALELA
- the hypA gene encoding hydrogenase maturation nickel metallochaperone HypA, coding for MHELSLCESIVSLVTDCAAREGVTRVTRVTIDIGAASAVDPDALLFCFPLVTEGTPAASAVLCINHIALKAHCIACGTDYAPATLISPCPACGGHDRSLLAGRDMRVVSFEGE